One segment of Phragmites australis chromosome 13, lpPhrAust1.1, whole genome shotgun sequence DNA contains the following:
- the LOC133888305 gene encoding uncharacterized protein LOC133888305 gives MAPASSTEPAAVKHVTLHQFLKLQRRFKPAVMWSWAMASATGRPAPDGAADDDGSQGGAWPPRSYTCTFCRREFRSAQALGGHMNVHRRDRAKMRGSHHGSATAQLGGAAPATGETPHAATTEYAVLYPILNSNAAGAVLIPSGDVLLSAPMALAPAHDRCHESDDEEDDKEVDLELRLWWP, from the coding sequence ATGGCGCCTGCCAGCAGCACAGAACCGGCTGCAGTCAAGCACGTCACGCTGCACCAGTTCTTGAAGCTGCAGCGCCGGTTCAAGCCCGCCGTGATGTGGAGCTGGGCCATGGCGTCGGCCACCGGCCGACCGGCTCCCGACGGTGCGGCAGACGACGACGGCAGCCAGGGTGGGGCGTGGCCGCCGCGCTCGTACACGTGCACGTTCTGCCGCCGCGAGTTCAGGTCCGCGCAGGCACTGGGCGGGCACATGAACGTGCACCGCCGCGACCGTGCCAAGATGCGCGGCAGCCACCATGGCAGCGCCACCGCACAGCTCGGTGGGGCGGCGCCGGCCACCGGTGAGACGCCCCACGCCGCGACGACGGAGTACGCGGTGCTGTACCCCATACTGAACTCTAATGCCGCCGGCGCGGTGCTCATTCCCAGCGGCGACGTGCTGCTCTCCGCGCCCATGGCTCTGGCGCCGGCACATGACCGATGCCACGAaagcgacgacgaggaggatgacAAGGAGGTCGACCTGGAGCTGCGCCTCTGGTGGCCGTGA
- the LOC133889071 gene encoding uncharacterized protein LOC133889071 isoform X1 has translation MAAPSSALSVSGVTHTNAFGCKNSKLKSNRNQLQFAVSSSSGNANHGGRLTICRAQSEDSKGGGGFLTGFLIGGAIFGTLGYVFAPQISRTLDSFLDENGQDVESDETGFQRVARPRNGRYYDEGLEKTRQTLGDKISQLNLAIDKAASRLRRVTGNVENEAVSEETEIGISSLNGNEHVVENLNEHGFVQGESAT, from the exons ATGGCCGCTCCATCCTCCGCCCTCTCCGTCTCAG GTGTGACACATACAAATGCATTCGGCTGCAAGAACAGCAAGCTGAAGTCGAACAGAAATCAATTGCAGTTCGCAGTTTCCTCAAGTTCAGGGAATGCAAATCATGGTGGAAGGTTAACTATATGCAGAGCACAGAG CGAAGATTCTAAAGGCGGGGGAGGATTCTTGACTGGATTTCTTATAGGGGGAGCAATATTTGGAACACTGGGATATGTCTTTGCTCCTCAG ATCAGCAGAACATTGGATTCTTTCTTGGATGAGAATGGACAAGACGTTGAGTCCGATGAAACTGGCTTCCAAAGGGTGGCAAGGCCACGTAATGGTCGATATTATGATGAAGGTTTAGAG AAAACTCGTCAAACACTGGGTGACAAGATAAGCCAGCTGAACTTGGCAATTGACAAAGCTGCTTCCCGGCTGAGACGTGTCACTGGCAATGTGGAAAATGAGGCTGTTAGCGAGGAAACAGAA ATTGGGATATCCTCACTGAACGGGAATGAACATGTGGTGGAAAACCTGAATGAGCATGGCTTTGTGCAAGGTGAAAGCGCAACATGA
- the LOC133889071 gene encoding uncharacterized protein LOC133889071 isoform X3 → MAAPSSALSVSGVTHTNAFGCKNSKLKSNRNQLQFAVSSSSGNANHGGRLTICRAQSEDSKGGGGFLTGFLIGGAIFGTLGYVFAPQISRTLDSFLDENGQDVESDETGFQRVARPRNGRYYDEGLEIGISSLNGNEHVVENLNEHGFVQGESAT, encoded by the exons ATGGCCGCTCCATCCTCCGCCCTCTCCGTCTCAG GTGTGACACATACAAATGCATTCGGCTGCAAGAACAGCAAGCTGAAGTCGAACAGAAATCAATTGCAGTTCGCAGTTTCCTCAAGTTCAGGGAATGCAAATCATGGTGGAAGGTTAACTATATGCAGAGCACAGAG CGAAGATTCTAAAGGCGGGGGAGGATTCTTGACTGGATTTCTTATAGGGGGAGCAATATTTGGAACACTGGGATATGTCTTTGCTCCTCAG ATCAGCAGAACATTGGATTCTTTCTTGGATGAGAATGGACAAGACGTTGAGTCCGATGAAACTGGCTTCCAAAGGGTGGCAAGGCCACGTAATGGTCGATATTATGATGAAGGTTTAGAG ATTGGGATATCCTCACTGAACGGGAATGAACATGTGGTGGAAAACCTGAATGAGCATGGCTTTGTGCAAGGTGAAAGCGCAACATGA
- the LOC133889071 gene encoding uncharacterized protein LOC133889071 isoform X2, which translates to MAAPSSALSVSGVTHTNAFGCKNSKLKSNRNQLQFAVSSSSGNANHGGRLTICRAQSEDSKGGGGFLTGFLIGGAIFGTLGYVFAPQISRTLDSFLDENGQDVESDETGFQRVARPRNGRYYDEGLEKTRQTLGDKISQLNLAIDKAASRLRRVTGNVENEAVSEETEVEPS; encoded by the exons ATGGCCGCTCCATCCTCCGCCCTCTCCGTCTCAG GTGTGACACATACAAATGCATTCGGCTGCAAGAACAGCAAGCTGAAGTCGAACAGAAATCAATTGCAGTTCGCAGTTTCCTCAAGTTCAGGGAATGCAAATCATGGTGGAAGGTTAACTATATGCAGAGCACAGAG CGAAGATTCTAAAGGCGGGGGAGGATTCTTGACTGGATTTCTTATAGGGGGAGCAATATTTGGAACACTGGGATATGTCTTTGCTCCTCAG ATCAGCAGAACATTGGATTCTTTCTTGGATGAGAATGGACAAGACGTTGAGTCCGATGAAACTGGCTTCCAAAGGGTGGCAAGGCCACGTAATGGTCGATATTATGATGAAGGTTTAGAG AAAACTCGTCAAACACTGGGTGACAAGATAAGCCAGCTGAACTTGGCAATTGACAAAGCTGCTTCCCGGCTGAGACGTGTCACTGGCAATGTGGAAAATGAGGCTGTTAGCGAGGAAACAGAAGTAGAACCTTCCTAG